Proteins encoded within one genomic window of Bacillus sp. F19:
- a CDS encoding glyceraldehyde-3-phosphate dehydrogenase has product MKAKIAINGFGRIGRMVFRKAIFEEDLSIVAINASYPAETLAHMIKYDTNHGKFEGEVIPFDDYLLVNGQKIQLLNFRDPRDLPWGLMDIDIVIEATGKFNDGEKAMYHVQAGAKKVVLTAPGKNEDVTIVMGVNEEAYNNDQHVIISNASCTTNCLAPVVKVLDEQFGIENGLMTTVHAYTNDQKNIDNPHKDLRRARSCGQSIIPTTTGAAKALSLVLPHLQGKLHGMALRVPTPNVSLVDLVVDVKRDVTVEEVSSAFMTAASGPLQGVLDFTTEPLVSVDFNTNPHSAIIDGLSTIVMAGRKIKVLAWYDNEWGYSCRVVDLVQFVASKMKRLSAV; this is encoded by the coding sequence ATGAAAGCGAAGATTGCCATTAACGGTTTTGGTCGCATTGGGAGAATGGTATTTAGAAAAGCAATCTTTGAAGAGGATTTATCGATTGTAGCGATTAACGCCAGTTATCCGGCTGAGACGTTGGCGCACATGATAAAATATGATACAAATCACGGGAAATTCGAGGGAGAAGTTATTCCATTCGATGATTATCTACTTGTAAATGGACAAAAAATCCAGCTGTTAAATTTCAGAGATCCCAGGGATTTGCCATGGGGATTGATGGATATTGATATCGTCATTGAAGCAACAGGTAAGTTCAATGACGGCGAAAAAGCCATGTACCATGTACAAGCAGGGGCTAAAAAAGTAGTCCTGACGGCACCCGGCAAAAACGAAGATGTAACAATTGTGATGGGAGTAAATGAAGAGGCTTACAATAATGATCAGCACGTCATTATTTCAAATGCTTCTTGCACAACAAACTGTCTCGCGCCAGTTGTAAAAGTACTTGACGAGCAATTCGGAATTGAAAACGGATTAATGACGACAGTACATGCTTACACAAATGATCAAAAAAACATAGATAACCCTCATAAAGACCTTCGCAGAGCAAGATCCTGCGGCCAGTCCATAATTCCAACAACGACAGGAGCAGCAAAGGCACTGTCACTCGTATTGCCGCATCTTCAGGGAAAACTGCATGGGATGGCGCTCAGAGTGCCAACACCTAATGTTTCGCTTGTAGATCTTGTGGTGGATGTCAAGAGGGATGTAACGGTTGAAGAAGTAAGTTCTGCATTTATGACTGCTGCAAGCGGTCCTTTGCAAGGAGTGCTGGACTTCACGACAGAACCGCTTGTTTCTGTAGATTTCAATACAAACCCCCACTCTGCAATCATTGATGGTTTATCAACAATTGTGATGGCGGGCCGAAAAATAAAAGTGCTGGCCTGGTATGACAATGAATGGGGATATTCTTGCAGAGTCGTTGACCTAGTTCAGTTTGTTGCTTCAAAAATGAAGCGGCTGTCTGCAGTTTAA
- the coaE gene encoding dephospho-CoA kinase (Dephospho-CoA kinase (CoaE) performs the final step in coenzyme A biosynthesis.) — MTLAIGLTGGIASGKSTVSNMFKDANIPVIDADVIAKQVVEAGEPAYHSVVETFGRSILKDDGAIDREKLGSIVFQDETERKKLNGIVHPAVRREMLKQKEDAERRNEPAVVLDIPLLFESNLAHMADVTVVVYVDPHVQLERLMNRNQLTKQEAEWRIQSQLPLKDKKDKADEVIDNNGSLQSTKRQFKELMKKWNLASI, encoded by the coding sequence GTGACATTGGCGATTGGATTGACTGGAGGCATAGCCAGCGGAAAAAGCACAGTCTCAAACATGTTCAAGGATGCAAATATACCGGTAATAGATGCAGATGTAATCGCCAAACAAGTAGTGGAAGCAGGAGAACCTGCTTACCATTCAGTGGTAGAAACATTTGGGCGCAGCATCTTAAAAGATGATGGTGCAATTGACCGTGAAAAGTTAGGCAGCATCGTCTTTCAAGATGAAACAGAGCGAAAAAAATTGAACGGCATCGTTCATCCTGCAGTCCGCAGGGAAATGCTGAAACAAAAAGAGGATGCCGAAAGAAGAAATGAGCCTGCGGTTGTGCTCGATATTCCTCTCTTATTCGAAAGCAATTTAGCACATATGGCAGACGTAACAGTTGTCGTATATGTTGATCCCCATGTGCAGCTTGAGCGTCTAATGAACCGGAATCAATTGACAAAACAGGAAGCCGAGTGGCGAATACAGTCACAGCTGCCTCTGAAGGATAAGAAGGACAAAGCAGATGAAGTGATCGATAACAATGGCTCGCTTCAGTCTACGAAAAGACAATTTAAAGAGTTAATGAAAAAATGGAATCTTGCTTCTATTTGA
- the ytaF gene encoding sporulation membrane protein YtaF, translating to MVAAASLFLLAFAVSLDSFSVGFTYGLRKMSMPFKSIVIIACCSAVTLLLAMGAGHLLTSFLPHSLTGKLGGIILIAIGAWVLYQFFRPVKEMTQEESEKTLLNLEIKTFGIVINILSRPTAADIDKSGTITGVEALLLGFALSLDAFGAGIGAALLGYSPILTSLLVAVMSSLFVAFGIKSGHLFSRFAWMDKLTFLPGVLLIILGIWKL from the coding sequence ATGGTTGCAGCTGCATCACTCTTTTTATTGGCATTTGCAGTAAGTTTGGATAGTTTTTCAGTCGGGTTTACTTATGGATTAAGAAAAATGAGCATGCCGTTTAAATCAATCGTTATTATTGCCTGCTGTTCGGCAGTGACTTTGCTTTTAGCGATGGGAGCAGGTCATCTGCTTACGTCATTTCTCCCCCATAGCCTGACTGGAAAACTTGGAGGCATAATCCTAATTGCCATTGGAGCGTGGGTTCTTTATCAGTTTTTCCGGCCGGTAAAAGAAATGACGCAGGAAGAATCGGAGAAAACACTGCTCAACTTAGAGATTAAAACGTTCGGAATCGTGATTAATATATTAAGCAGGCCTACTGCGGCGGATATTGATAAATCAGGAACCATTACAGGAGTAGAGGCCCTGCTGCTGGGTTTTGCGTTATCACTTGATGCATTTGGAGCAGGAATTGGAGCTGCTCTTTTAGGATATTCGCCTATATTAACAAGCTTGCTGGTAGCTGTTATGAGCTCATTGTTTGTAGCGTTTGGGATAAAATCAGGCCATCTCTTTTCACGGTTTGCCTGGATGGATAAACTCACTTTTTTACCAGGTGTCCTGCTGATTATTTTAGGCATCTGGAAGCTGTAG
- the mutM gene encoding DNA-formamidopyrimidine glycosylase → MPELPEVETVRWTLIELVKGKTIAAVYIHWPKIIKRPEVTEQFQDAVVGQTIHDVGRRGKFLKFFLDDYVLVSHLRMEGRYGLYKDSDPIDKHTHVVFAMTDGTELRYKDVRKFGTMHLFKKGEEELYLPLSHLGPEPFSENFTVSYLSEKLQKTNRKIKVVLLDQKVMVGLGNIYVDEALFRAGIHPERPSNELSDEEIVKLHNEIILTLSEAVEKGGSTIRSYVNTQGQIGMFQLELFVYGRTNEPCKVCGKTLIKTAVGGRGTHYCENCQR, encoded by the coding sequence ATGCCTGAACTGCCAGAGGTTGAAACCGTAAGATGGACACTTATTGAACTTGTAAAAGGAAAAACAATCGCAGCCGTTTATATTCATTGGCCTAAAATCATTAAAAGACCGGAAGTGACCGAGCAATTTCAGGATGCTGTCGTTGGTCAGACAATCCATGATGTAGGGAGAAGGGGAAAGTTCCTGAAATTTTTCCTTGATGACTATGTGCTCGTTTCACATCTGAGAATGGAAGGAAGATACGGTCTATACAAGGACTCTGACCCGATTGATAAACATACACATGTTGTTTTTGCGATGACAGACGGTACAGAACTGAGATATAAGGATGTACGCAAGTTTGGAACAATGCATCTTTTCAAAAAGGGAGAGGAGGAACTCTATCTTCCCTTATCTCATTTAGGACCTGAGCCTTTTTCTGAGAATTTTACTGTGAGTTATCTAAGCGAAAAGCTCCAAAAAACAAATCGGAAAATAAAAGTTGTCCTGCTGGATCAAAAAGTGATGGTTGGACTTGGGAATATATATGTTGATGAGGCTTTATTCCGGGCGGGCATTCATCCTGAACGCCCTTCAAACGAATTATCAGATGAGGAAATCGTAAAGCTTCACAATGAGATTATTCTTACTTTAAGTGAGGCGGTTGAAAAAGGCGGCAGCACCATAAGATCCTACGTCAACACACAAGGGCAGATTGGTATGTTCCAGCTTGAACTGTTTGTTTACGGAAGAACAAATGAGCCGTGTAAAGTTTGCGGAAAAACGCTGATAAAAACAGCTGTAGGGGGCAGAGGAACACACTATTGCGAAAATTGCCAGCGATGA
- the polA gene encoding DNA polymerase I: MTKKLVLIDGNSIAYRAFFALPLLNNDKGVHTNAIYGFTMILMKILEDEKPSHLLVAFDAGKTTFRHETYKEYKGGRQKTPPELSEQFPFIRELLDAYSISRYELPNFEADDIIGTLSRQAEKDGFEVKVISGDKDLTQLVSKHITVDITRKGITDVDSYTPEFVQEKYGLVPAQIVDMKGLMGDSSDNIPGVPGVGEKTAIKLLKEYETLERLLESLDQVTGNKLKEKLEENKDQAIMSKELATINCDAPVEITLADVQYGGYDVKNVIEIYKELGFNSLLDKLGAEAGIEEQPIEDVQYEMAEEITDDLLTDEAVLIVEVLEENYHNSDIIGLAIINENGNFYVPTDLALKSEKFSKWASDDTKRKTVYDAKQSIVALHWQGIDLNAVEFDVLLAAYILDPSQTFDDAASVARHKGIHIVQSNDTVYGKGAKRRIPDTERLAEHLVRKGKALQTVREKLQLELEENEQLELYQDLEMPLSIILADMEATGVTVDVNRLNDMGQQLTERLKTLEENIHRLAGEAFNINSPKQLGVILFDKLQLPAVKKTKTGYSTSADVLEKLADKHEIVTEILHYRQLGKLQSTYIEGLLKVVHRDTNKVHTRYVQTLTQTGRLSSTDPNLQNIPIRLEEGRKIRQAFVPSEPDWVMFAADYSQIELRVLAHIAGDINLIEAFQNDLDIHTKTAMDVFHVEAEAVTSNMRRQAKAVNFGIVYGISDYGLSQSLNITRKEAGEFIKRYLESFEGVKEYMEEIVQEAKQNGYVKTLLQRRRYIPEITSRNFNVRSFAERTAMNTPIQGSAADIIKKAMIDMAAQLKEKNLKTRLLLQVHDELIFEAPKAEIEILEKLVPQVMEHAVELKVPLKVDYSFGSSWYDAK, from the coding sequence ATGACAAAAAAACTCGTTCTTATTGACGGGAACAGCATTGCCTATCGCGCTTTTTTTGCATTGCCGCTGCTGAATAACGATAAGGGTGTACATACCAATGCTATATATGGATTTACAATGATACTTATGAAAATTCTTGAGGATGAAAAACCTTCCCACCTTCTAGTTGCATTTGATGCCGGGAAAACTACTTTCAGACATGAAACGTATAAAGAATATAAGGGCGGCAGACAAAAGACACCGCCTGAGCTGTCGGAGCAGTTTCCGTTTATCCGCGAGCTGCTGGATGCCTACAGCATATCACGATATGAACTTCCAAATTTTGAAGCAGATGACATTATAGGAACTCTATCAAGACAAGCCGAGAAGGATGGATTTGAAGTGAAAGTCATCTCCGGCGATAAAGATTTAACGCAGCTTGTTTCAAAGCATATCACTGTTGATATTACTAGAAAAGGAATTACTGACGTTGATTCTTATACACCGGAGTTTGTTCAGGAGAAATATGGACTTGTTCCGGCTCAGATTGTGGATATGAAAGGGTTAATGGGTGATAGCTCGGATAATATCCCCGGAGTTCCGGGAGTGGGAGAGAAGACGGCGATTAAGCTTCTTAAGGAGTACGAAACGCTTGAGCGGCTCCTTGAATCTCTTGATCAGGTGACCGGTAATAAGTTAAAAGAGAAACTCGAAGAAAATAAGGACCAGGCCATTATGAGCAAGGAGCTTGCAACAATCAACTGTGATGCACCGGTAGAAATCACATTGGCTGATGTGCAGTACGGGGGATACGATGTAAAGAATGTAATTGAGATATACAAAGAGCTTGGATTCAATTCGCTGCTCGATAAGCTTGGAGCGGAGGCAGGCATTGAGGAACAGCCAATCGAGGATGTCCAATATGAAATGGCAGAAGAAATAACAGATGACCTCCTTACAGATGAAGCTGTTCTAATCGTGGAAGTATTGGAAGAGAATTATCATAACAGCGACATTATCGGTCTTGCGATTATAAATGAGAACGGAAACTTTTATGTTCCGACCGATCTTGCTTTAAAATCTGAAAAGTTTTCAAAATGGGCATCAGACGATACGAAGCGCAAAACCGTCTACGATGCTAAACAATCGATTGTGGCTCTTCACTGGCAGGGAATTGACCTGAATGCGGTTGAATTTGATGTTTTGCTTGCGGCATACATCCTCGATCCTTCTCAAACGTTTGATGATGCTGCAAGTGTTGCCCGTCATAAAGGAATACATATCGTTCAGTCTAATGATACAGTATATGGAAAAGGGGCCAAGCGGAGGATTCCGGACACTGAAAGGCTAGCAGAGCATCTGGTTCGGAAAGGAAAAGCTCTTCAAACAGTCAGGGAAAAACTTCAGCTTGAACTGGAGGAGAATGAACAGCTTGAGCTTTATCAGGATCTTGAAATGCCGCTTTCGATCATTTTGGCTGATATGGAAGCAACAGGTGTAACGGTGGATGTGAACCGTTTAAATGATATGGGCCAGCAGCTGACTGAACGGTTAAAAACTCTTGAAGAAAATATCCATCGATTAGCAGGGGAAGCGTTCAACATTAATTCTCCGAAGCAGCTCGGCGTGATTTTATTTGATAAGCTTCAGCTTCCAGCCGTAAAGAAGACAAAAACAGGATATTCTACTTCTGCTGATGTTCTTGAAAAACTTGCAGACAAGCATGAGATCGTTACGGAAATCCTCCATTACCGTCAGCTGGGGAAGCTGCAGTCAACTTATATTGAAGGGCTGCTGAAAGTTGTTCACCGCGACACAAATAAAGTCCATACAAGATATGTTCAGACATTAACGCAGACAGGGCGTTTAAGCTCGACAGATCCAAATCTGCAGAACATACCGATCCGGTTAGAAGAAGGGCGTAAAATCCGCCAGGCCTTTGTCCCTTCTGAACCAGACTGGGTGATGTTTGCTGCAGACTATTCTCAAATTGAGCTTAGAGTTCTTGCCCATATAGCAGGTGACATCAATTTAATTGAAGCCTTTCAAAATGATCTGGACATTCATACGAAAACGGCAATGGATGTGTTTCATGTTGAAGCGGAAGCCGTGACTTCAAATATGAGAAGACAGGCAAAAGCCGTAAACTTTGGTATTGTTTACGGCATAAGTGATTATGGTTTATCTCAAAGCTTAAATATCACTCGTAAAGAAGCGGGTGAATTTATTAAACGTTACCTGGAAAGCTTCGAAGGTGTCAAAGAGTATATGGAAGAAATCGTTCAGGAAGCAAAGCAAAATGGCTATGTAAAAACACTGCTGCAGCGCCGCCGTTACATTCCAGAGATTACAAGCAGAAATTTCAATGTGCGCAGTTTTGCCGAGAGAACGGCTATGAATACTCCGATACAGGGAAGCGCCGCTGATATCATTAAAAAAGCGATGATTGATATGGCTGCACAGCTGAAAGAAAAGAACCTGAAAACACGATTATTGCTGCAGGTGCATGATGAATTGATCTTTGAAGCGCCTAAAGCTGAAATCGAAATTCTTGAAAAGTTGGTTCCGCAAGTGATGGAGCATGCCGTTGAACTAAAGGTGCCGCTTAAAGTTGATTATTCATTCGGATCATCTTGGTATGACGCAAAATAA
- a CDS encoding protease modulator HflC encodes MANDNLVKMKDKSRDFSGYRKYIRTGIWFILTLILAVVLLTNLFVVKENEYKVIRQFGEVVKIIEKPGLHIKIPFVQTVSSIPKYQMTFDVEEAEINTKDKKRILIDNYAVWKVDDPKKLIANARTLVNAETKMAEFTFSTVRSELGKLNYDEIINDEKSSRGSINDKVTEIVNSLLEKDGYGISVTDVRIKRTDLPEDNEESVYTRMISERQSTAQEYLSMGDARKNTIIAETDRNVKEMLAKAAADADVIRSQGEKEAGKVYNSSYSKDPEFYELYRTLESYKKTIDNETVIIMPFDSEYAKTLMGGTE; translated from the coding sequence ATGGCCAATGATAATCTAGTCAAAATGAAAGATAAGAGCAGAGATTTCAGCGGATACCGGAAGTATATCCGCACGGGGATCTGGTTCATTTTAACGCTGATCCTTGCTGTTGTGCTGCTGACAAATCTTTTTGTCGTTAAAGAAAATGAGTACAAAGTAATCCGCCAGTTTGGGGAAGTTGTTAAAATCATTGAAAAACCAGGCCTGCACATAAAAATACCATTTGTACAAACGGTATCTTCGATTCCGAAATACCAAATGACTTTTGATGTAGAAGAGGCGGAAATTAACACAAAAGATAAAAAGCGCATTTTGATAGATAACTATGCTGTGTGGAAAGTAGATGACCCAAAAAAATTGATTGCCAATGCAAGAACACTTGTCAATGCTGAAACAAAGATGGCTGAATTTACGTTCTCTACTGTTCGTTCTGAACTTGGGAAATTGAACTATGATGAGATCATCAACGATGAAAAATCCTCCCGGGGAAGCATTAACGATAAAGTAACAGAGATTGTGAATTCACTTCTTGAAAAAGATGGATACGGCATCAGTGTAACGGACGTCAGGATTAAACGAACAGATCTTCCTGAAGATAATGAGGAATCGGTTTACACCAGAATGATCTCAGAACGTCAGTCTACAGCCCAGGAGTATTTATCTATGGGAGATGCCCGAAAAAATACGATCATTGCAGAGACAGACCGGAACGTAAAAGAAATGCTTGCTAAAGCGGCTGCAGACGCAGACGTCATTCGAAGTCAAGGTGAAAAGGAAGCAGGTAAGGTATACAACAGTTCGTATTCAAAAGATCCTGAATTCTATGAACTGTACCGCACTCTGGAATCCTACAAGAAAACTATCGACAATGAAACAGTCATCATTATGCCGTTTGACTCAGAGTATGCAAAAACACTGATGGGCGGGACGGAATAA
- the hflK gene encoding FtsH protease activity modulator HflK: protein MISIKRIYTIIGAVLLVIVLAIIAFTTWYTVDESDQAVIITFGEVEEGISEPGLHFKMPWPIQTVEKLSKETFSLKFGYTEKDGDVKSFPKDTKMITGDENIVLADMVVQWKITNPEKYLFNSEDPQEILYDATSASLRSIIGSSIIDDALTSGKVEIEEDVQELLISLVEKYDIGISVLAVKLQDVDLPNDEVRKAFTDVTSARETMNTKINEAKKYSNQRTQEAEGEKNALISKAEGDKTARIEKARGEVATFNAILGEYQNAKGITEKRLILETIDQVLPGASIYFMKDDGNTMKYFPIGEMQKQTEAMPKAADEKGSDKNGQ from the coding sequence ATGATCAGCATCAAGCGCATTTATACAATAATCGGAGCTGTCTTATTAGTTATTGTTTTAGCTATTATCGCTTTTACAACCTGGTATACGGTAGATGAATCGGATCAGGCTGTTATTATTACTTTTGGTGAAGTGGAAGAAGGCATAAGTGAACCTGGACTTCATTTTAAAATGCCGTGGCCGATTCAAACTGTAGAAAAACTGTCAAAAGAAACATTCAGTCTTAAGTTTGGCTACACAGAGAAGGATGGAGATGTGAAGTCATTCCCAAAAGACACAAAAATGATCACTGGTGATGAAAATATTGTTTTGGCTGATATGGTTGTGCAATGGAAAATAACCAATCCTGAAAAATATTTATTTAACTCTGAGGATCCTCAGGAAATTTTATATGATGCTACATCTGCATCATTAAGAAGTATTATCGGAAGTTCCATAATTGATGATGCACTGACATCCGGAAAAGTTGAAATCGAGGAAGATGTACAGGAGCTTTTAATCTCCCTCGTTGAAAAATATGATATCGGTATTTCAGTCCTTGCTGTGAAACTGCAGGATGTTGATCTGCCGAATGATGAGGTTCGCAAAGCCTTTACAGATGTAACAAGTGCCCGTGAAACGATGAATACAAAAATAAATGAAGCAAAGAAATATTCAAATCAGCGTACTCAAGAGGCAGAGGGAGAAAAAAATGCATTAATCTCAAAAGCTGAAGGGGATAAAACCGCAAGAATTGAGAAAGCACGCGGTGAGGTGGCTACTTTCAATGCCATTCTGGGTGAGTATCAGAATGCAAAGGGAATCACTGAAAAACGATTAATCCTTGAAACCATTGATCAAGTACTGCCGGGGGCAAGCATTTATTTCATGAAAGATGACGGCAACACAATGAAGTATTTCCCGATCGGAGAAATGCAAAAACAAACAGAGGCTATGCCAAAAGCAGCAGATGAAAAAGGAAGTGATAAAAATGGCCAATGA
- a CDS encoding PAS domain-containing protein codes for MNRFRSRLIFALITLIIAVLVGLGLLLGQIFGSYYMNSFQERIKEEAKITELLIQEKGFTSPDFDSFLQHYSDTINSHITIYDRNGNVLKDAGPFLQDHDAIAKEILLKHRNTNKGFKLNIEEDNLYFYGLPYIEKDVKQGYIVLSSTENSFKKINQQIWFLLIASLGLALLVILLLAVRITSRYTRPIESATNVAMELAKGNYKARTYEDHLDETGMLSQSINILARNLQDMNRAQEMQQDRLQTLIENMGSGLILIDGRGYINLVNRAYKELFNIESTDFLYKLYYEAFQHKEIVDLVEHIFMTEIKARKQLHLPLKIERRHFEVYGAPIIGTNDEWKGIVLVFHDITELKKLEQMRKDFVANVSHELKTPITSIKGFTETLLDGALEDKQTLEYFLSIILKESDRLQTLIQDLLDLSKIEQQGFKLNLQNCNAKEILEEVIIILKSKADEKEIELSLHVNSGELYVYGDVYRLKQIFINLISNALNYTPKGGRVQVSLKDGESYATFIVSDTGIGIEKEEIPRIFERFYRVDKARSRNSGGTGLGLAIVKHLVEAHKGQIFVNSTVGEGTTFTVKLNKNNHLD; via the coding sequence ATGAATAGGTTTCGCTCACGGCTGATATTTGCTCTTATCACACTGATTATTGCTGTTTTAGTTGGTCTCGGGCTTCTTCTTGGTCAAATATTCGGCAGTTATTATATGAATTCTTTTCAGGAGCGGATAAAAGAAGAGGCAAAAATAACTGAGCTTTTAATTCAGGAAAAAGGGTTTACGTCTCCTGATTTCGATTCGTTTCTTCAACATTACAGTGATACAATCAATTCCCATATTACAATTTATGATCGAAACGGAAACGTTTTAAAGGATGCAGGGCCTTTTTTGCAAGACCATGATGCCATTGCGAAAGAAATTCTGCTGAAACACCGAAATACCAATAAAGGATTCAAACTCAATATTGAAGAAGACAATCTTTATTTTTACGGTTTGCCTTACATTGAAAAGGATGTGAAGCAAGGATACATTGTCCTGAGCTCTACAGAAAACTCCTTTAAGAAAATCAATCAGCAGATCTGGTTTCTTCTCATTGCAAGCCTTGGTTTGGCTCTTCTCGTTATTCTTCTGCTTGCGGTAAGAATTACGTCGCGCTATACAAGACCAATTGAATCTGCAACAAATGTGGCCATGGAGCTTGCAAAAGGCAACTATAAAGCGAGAACGTATGAAGATCATCTGGATGAAACAGGCATGCTGAGTCAATCAATAAATATACTTGCAAGAAATCTTCAGGATATGAACCGTGCCCAGGAAATGCAGCAGGATCGTCTTCAGACTCTAATAGAAAACATGGGCAGCGGATTGATTTTGATTGATGGCAGAGGATATATCAATCTTGTCAATCGTGCATACAAAGAATTATTCAATATTGAATCCACCGACTTTTTATATAAGCTGTATTATGAAGCATTCCAGCATAAAGAAATTGTGGATTTAGTCGAGCACATCTTTATGACTGAAATTAAGGCGAGAAAACAGCTGCATCTTCCGCTGAAAATAGAGCGCAGGCATTTTGAAGTCTATGGTGCGCCGATTATTGGCACAAACGATGAATGGAAAGGCATCGTTCTGGTATTTCATGATATTACGGAACTGAAAAAGCTTGAGCAAATGAGAAAAGACTTTGTTGCAAATGTATCTCATGAGCTGAAAACGCCAATCACATCCATAAAAGGCTTTACTGAGACCTTGCTTGATGGTGCACTTGAGGACAAACAGACTCTGGAGTATTTTCTATCAATCATTTTAAAAGAAAGCGACAGACTGCAAACGCTGATTCAGGATTTGCTTGATTTATCGAAAATTGAACAACAGGGCTTCAAGCTCAATCTTCAAAACTGCAATGCAAAGGAAATCCTTGAAGAGGTCATTATCATTCTTAAAAGCAAAGCAGATGAGAAAGAAATTGAGTTATCACTGCATGTAAATTCCGGCGAACTCTATGTGTATGGGGATGTGTACCGTCTGAAGCAAATCTTTATTAATCTCATAAGTAATGCTTTGAACTATACCCCTAAAGGCGGCAGAGTTCAGGTGTCATTAAAAGACGGTGAAAGTTACGCAACCTTTATTGTCAGCGATACAGGCATTGGAATTGAAAAAGAAGAGATTCCGAGGATTTTTGAACGTTTTTACAGAGTAGATAAAGCGAGAAGCCGGAACTCGGGAGGAACGGGCCTTGGGCTTGCTATTGTGAAGCATTTGGTTGAAGCGCATAAGGGCCAGATTTTTGTAAACAGCACGGTAGGTGAAGGAACGACGTTCACAGTAAAACTCAATAAAAATAATCATTTAGATTAG
- a CDS encoding response regulator transcription factor, translated as MSKKILVVDDEQSILTLLQYNLIQAGFEVITAIDGEEGLEKGLNESPDLMVLDLMLPKMDGIEVCKQLRQKKIMVPILMLTAKDDEFDKVLGLELGADDYMTKPFSPREVVARVKAILRRTQTSADTEIKELDTSERMMIGDLKILPEHYEAYYGDERLELTPKEFELLVYLARHKGRVLTRDQLLSAVWNYDFAGDTRIVDVHISHLREKIERNTKKPLYIKTIRGLGYKLEEPRMDE; from the coding sequence ATGAGTAAGAAAATTCTGGTCGTAGATGATGAACAATCAATATTAACCCTGCTTCAATACAATCTTATTCAAGCGGGTTTTGAAGTCATTACAGCAATCGATGGAGAAGAAGGTCTTGAAAAGGGTTTAAATGAATCGCCTGATTTAATGGTGCTAGATCTCATGCTTCCTAAAATGGACGGCATTGAGGTATGCAAACAGCTTAGACAAAAGAAAATCATGGTGCCGATTCTGATGCTGACGGCTAAGGATGATGAATTTGATAAAGTTTTGGGATTAGAACTGGGCGCAGATGATTATATGACAAAGCCTTTCAGTCCAAGAGAAGTAGTTGCGAGGGTAAAGGCTATCTTAAGGAGAACTCAGACTTCAGCAGATACAGAAATCAAGGAGCTTGATACTTCTGAAAGAATGATGATTGGAGATCTGAAGATCCTCCCGGAACATTATGAGGCATATTACGGAGATGAACGTCTTGAGCTGACGCCTAAAGAATTCGAACTTCTTGTTTATTTAGCCAGACATAAGGGACGTGTGCTTACAAGGGACCAGCTGCTGAGCGCAGTATGGAACTATGATTTCGCCGGAGATACCCGAATCGTTGATGTTCATATCAGCCACTTGCGTGAAAAAATTGAACGAAACACAAAAAAACCTCTTTACATAAAAACGATAAGGGGACTAGGATACAAGCTCGAGGAGCCTAGAATGGATGAATAG
- a CDS encoding enoyl-CoA hydratase codes for MLLGKKRKLGRQIEEITTGEKLTLTEKIEDKDLLLYLGLTNDANPLYIQHDYASLTPYEKPIVPSIMLTGIITSAVSKYLPGPGSHILKQNLSFPLPVYHYSMIQFFFEVTDVNKTENQITLRVEALNEKEVTVIEGTIIVVPPVQLSSMDGHALENF; via the coding sequence ATGCTTCTTGGCAAAAAAAGAAAACTTGGGAGACAAATAGAAGAGATCACAACAGGCGAAAAATTAACGCTTACTGAAAAGATTGAAGATAAAGATCTGCTCCTGTATCTTGGACTGACAAATGACGCAAACCCGCTGTACATTCAGCATGACTATGCCTCTTTAACACCTTATGAAAAACCGATTGTACCAAGTATCATGCTGACAGGAATTATTACATCTGCAGTTTCGAAATATTTGCCGGGACCAGGAAGCCATATCCTGAAGCAGAACCTCTCGTTTCCCCTGCCAGTCTATCATTACAGCATGATTCAGTTTTTCTTTGAAGTCACAGATGTTAATAAAACAGAAAATCAAATTACCTTGCGTGTAGAAGCGCTAAATGAAAAAGAAGTGACTGTTATCGAAGGAACGATCATTGTCGTACCGCCAGTTCAGCTTTCTTCAATGGACGGACATGCTCTTGAAAACTTTTAA